Proteins encoded by one window of Cyclobacteriaceae bacterium:
- a CDS encoding CdaR family protein has product MALIQSILSFFRFNNKNWKVILLCIFAAAIFWIFNSLNKNYSASIDFPLVFDYDQESYVAVKPLPEDIKLNVTGLGWDLFRKSAGLKVPPLRIPLENPSEVKKIVGATLPALFSGQMEGLQINFVITDTLHLQIDPKIRKRIQIHVDSVEQYIRAGYGLSGEVTVVPDTVWLEGPQSQVIRVPDNFQLKPEVSNLDEPFDELVAVTVPGNLIQIEPSAVRVGIPVSELVQRSDSATLTIVNIPRGLRTMAAISKIHFRYDVPANLQSNQVGQVEAVLDLEGLPKGTHKLVPRLVNLPPFVHHVAVDTLHISF; this is encoded by the coding sequence ATGGCATTGATCCAATCGATATTGAGTTTTTTTCGATTTAATAACAAAAACTGGAAGGTTATACTGCTGTGTATTTTTGCGGCTGCCATCTTCTGGATTTTCAATTCACTCAACAAAAATTATTCAGCCAGCATCGATTTTCCGCTGGTATTTGATTACGATCAGGAAAGTTATGTAGCGGTAAAGCCCTTGCCGGAGGATATTAAACTGAATGTTACCGGACTTGGCTGGGATTTGTTTCGTAAAAGCGCAGGCCTGAAGGTGCCGCCCTTGCGTATACCATTAGAGAATCCCTCGGAAGTAAAAAAAATTGTTGGCGCTACATTGCCGGCTTTGTTCTCCGGTCAAATGGAGGGGCTTCAAATAAACTTTGTTATCACGGATACGCTGCATCTTCAGATCGATCCAAAAATAAGAAAACGCATTCAGATACACGTTGACTCGGTGGAGCAGTACATCCGCGCAGGGTATGGTTTATCAGGTGAAGTTACGGTTGTGCCTGATACCGTTTGGTTGGAGGGCCCGCAAAGTCAGGTGATTCGTGTGCCGGATAACTTTCAACTTAAGCCCGAAGTCAGCAACTTAGATGAACCTTTTGATGAATTAGTGGCCGTTACGGTACCGGGTAATTTAATACAAATTGAACCTTCCGCGGTTCGCGTAGGCATTCCTGTTAGTGAGTTGGTACAGCGAAGTGATTCCGCCACGCTAACCATTGTGAATATACCCAGAGGGCTGCGGACAATGGCTGCCATAAGCAAGATTCATTTTCGGTATGATGTTCCGGCAAATCTGCAAAGCAATCAGGTCGGGCAGGTTGAAGCCGTGCTTGATCTTGAAGGATTACCTAAAGGAACACATAAACTTGTTCCGCGCCTGGTTAATCTGCCGCCTTTTGTTCACCATGTAGCGGTAGATACGCTGCACATTAGTTTTTAA
- a CDS encoding efflux RND transporter permease subunit, with protein sequence MASLSNISIKRPVLAIVMSLVIVLFGFIGFTYLGVREFPSVDPPVISVSTSYVGANSDVIESQITEPLEDAINGIAGIRTITSASREGRSNITVEFELGIDLEAAANDVRDKVSGAIRNLPPDVDPPVVSKADADSSPIIFFSILSDKRDLLELSRIAEITFKERLQTIPGISVVHIWGQRRYSMRMWMDPIKLASLKLAPSDVLQALNRENVELPSGRVEGEATELTVRTVGRLVTEEDFNNLIIKEDGDNIVRFSDIGYAKLGAENDRTLLRRDGVPSVALAIVAQPGANNIDIADRMYERLEQIKRDLPPDVEILLSYDSTKYIRASILEVQETIIIAFVLVLSIIFIFLRDWRTTLIPVVTIPISLIGTFFLMYLLGFTVNVLTLLGIVLAIGLVVDDAIVVLENIYTKVEDGEEPTEAAKKGAVEIYFAVISTTVAVVAVFLPVIFLQGLTGRLFREFGLVVASAVVISSFVSLSLTPMMCSRILKKRAKQPWLYRVTEPFFIWLNDLYTRSLSSFMKMRWMGFVIIVVAAGLIYLLGANIPTELAPMEDRGEFRLQMQATEGATYEYMDQYVKAITDSINTTWIPEREGTISVTAPGFSGGGVNSGFVRVMLTDAKERDRSHVEISDDLTKRLRTMTGIRSFASLPQTIGDRRGGLPVQFVIQAADIDKLKAVLPEFVSKASANPKFTFVDLDLKFNKPEISISINRDKARTLGVNVFDIAQTLQLGLSGSRFGNFIMDGKQYQIIGQVERQDRNEPLDLKALYVKNNRGDLIQLDNLVTMQELSSPPQLYRFNRYSSAKVSAQLASGVSLGEGIEEMRKIADEVLDETYTTSLDGTSREFAESSSTIYQAFLIALAIIYLVLSGQFESFRDPFIIMFTVPLALAGALLSLWYFDQTLNVFSQIGIIMLIGLVTKNGILIVEFANQRKEQGMNRLEAVINAAESRFRPILMTSMSTILGILPIALALGAGSESRVSMGIAVIGGLLFATILTLYVIPAIYSYFSSKEARAVIEA encoded by the coding sequence ATGGCAAGTTTATCAAATATCAGTATTAAGCGACCGGTGCTGGCCATTGTGATGTCATTGGTGATTGTGCTGTTTGGCTTTATCGGATTTACGTACCTGGGTGTGCGTGAATTTCCCAGTGTTGATCCGCCAGTAATCTCAGTGTCAACCAGCTATGTGGGTGCAAATTCAGATGTAATTGAATCGCAAATAACAGAGCCACTTGAAGATGCCATCAACGGCATTGCAGGGATTCGAACCATTACTTCTGCCAGTCGTGAAGGAAGAAGCAACATTACGGTTGAATTTGAATTAGGAATTGATCTTGAAGCTGCGGCCAACGATGTTCGTGATAAAGTTTCTGGCGCGATTCGAAATTTGCCGCCTGATGTAGACCCACCCGTGGTTTCCAAAGCTGATGCGGACTCAAGCCCGATTATTTTCTTTTCAATTCTAAGTGATAAGCGTGACTTGTTGGAGCTATCGCGTATTGCTGAGATAACTTTTAAAGAGCGCCTTCAAACAATACCGGGTATAAGTGTTGTACACATTTGGGGACAGCGAAGATATTCCATGCGTATGTGGATGGATCCGATCAAATTAGCCTCCTTGAAATTGGCTCCCTCAGATGTGCTTCAGGCATTGAACCGAGAGAATGTGGAGTTGCCATCCGGCCGGGTGGAAGGCGAGGCAACCGAACTAACTGTGCGTACGGTTGGCCGGTTGGTTACAGAAGAAGATTTTAACAACCTGATTATTAAAGAGGATGGCGATAACATTGTTCGGTTCAGTGACATTGGATATGCCAAGCTCGGTGCAGAGAATGATCGTACCTTACTAAGACGCGATGGTGTACCAAGTGTTGCGTTGGCCATAGTAGCACAACCGGGTGCTAATAATATCGACATTGCAGATAGAATGTATGAACGCCTTGAGCAAATCAAGCGCGATCTTCCTCCTGATGTTGAAATTCTTTTGAGTTACGACTCAACAAAATATATTCGGGCATCTATACTTGAAGTGCAAGAGACTATCATTATAGCTTTTGTACTGGTGCTTTCAATTATCTTCATTTTTTTGCGCGACTGGCGTACTACACTCATTCCGGTTGTTACTATTCCAATTTCACTTATCGGTACATTTTTTCTTATGTACCTGCTTGGTTTTACAGTAAATGTATTAACGCTGTTAGGAATTGTGTTGGCCATTGGTTTGGTGGTGGACGATGCTATTGTTGTGTTGGAGAATATTTATACAAAAGTTGAAGATGGTGAAGAACCAACGGAGGCGGCAAAAAAAGGTGCTGTTGAAATTTATTTTGCTGTAATCTCGACTACAGTTGCGGTTGTAGCTGTATTCCTTCCCGTAATATTTCTTCAAGGGCTAACAGGCCGGTTGTTTCGTGAGTTCGGTTTAGTTGTAGCCAGTGCAGTGGTGATTTCTTCCTTTGTTTCATTGTCACTCACGCCCATGATGTGTTCGCGCATTTTGAAAAAACGCGCCAAGCAGCCGTGGTTGTATCGGGTTACTGAACCCTTCTTTATTTGGTTAAATGATTTGTACACGCGATCCCTTTCAAGTTTTATGAAAATGCGCTGGATGGGATTTGTTATTATCGTTGTTGCGGCTGGTTTGATTTATTTGCTTGGAGCTAATATTCCAACGGAGTTGGCGCCAATGGAAGATCGGGGTGAGTTTCGACTTCAAATGCAGGCTACTGAAGGGGCCACATACGAGTACATGGATCAATATGTTAAAGCCATTACAGATTCAATTAATACTACATGGATTCCTGAACGAGAAGGAACGATTTCTGTTACGGCACCCGGTTTTTCAGGTGGAGGTGTGAATTCTGGTTTTGTGCGGGTGATGCTAACAGACGCAAAGGAGAGGGATCGTTCTCACGTTGAAATTTCAGATGATCTGACAAAGCGATTACGAACCATGACAGGTATTCGAAGTTTTGCATCATTACCACAAACAATTGGCGACAGAAGGGGTGGACTGCCTGTACAATTTGTAATTCAAGCGGCCGACATTGATAAACTCAAAGCTGTGCTTCCTGAATTTGTTTCAAAAGCTTCGGCAAATCCCAAGTTTACATTTGTCGATCTCGATTTGAAATTCAACAAGCCCGAAATAAGCATTTCCATCAATCGCGATAAAGCAAGAACCCTGGGTGTAAATGTTTTTGATATTGCTCAAACACTGCAATTGGGGTTAAGCGGTTCTCGCTTCGGTAACTTCATAATGGATGGTAAGCAATACCAGATCATTGGACAGGTGGAGCGTCAGGACCGTAACGAACCGCTGGATTTGAAAGCCTTATATGTAAAGAACAACCGGGGAGATTTAATTCAATTGGATAACCTGGTTACCATGCAGGAGTTGAGTAGCCCTCCGCAATTGTATCGTTTTAATCGATACTCATCTGCAAAGGTTAGTGCGCAATTAGCCTCAGGTGTTTCCTTGGGAGAAGGCATTGAAGAGATGAGAAAAATAGCGGATGAAGTGTTGGATGAAACCTACACAACGAGCTTAGATGGAACATCCCGGGAATTTGCCGAAAGTTCATCTACCATCTACCAGGCTTTTCTGATCGCCTTAGCTATCATCTATCTTGTTCTCTCCGGGCAATTTGAAAGTTTCCGTGATCCGTTTATAATCATGTTTACTGTACCACTAGCCTTGGCAGGGGCATTGTTATCGCTATGGTATTTTGATCAAACCTTAAACGTATTTAGTCAGATCGGAATCATCATGTTGATCGGGCTGGTAACTAAAAACGGTATTTTGATTGTGGAATTTGCCAACCAACGTAAAGAGCAAGGAATGAATCGGCTTGAAGCCGTTATCAATGCAGCTGAATCACGATTCCGCCCCATTCTGATGACCAGTATGTCTACTATTCTTGGAATTCTTCCCATTGCCCTTGCTTTGGGGGCTGGTTCAGAAAGTCGTGTGTCGATGGGTATTGCGGTTATCGGGGGCTTGCTGTTTGCCACTATCTTAACTCTTTATGTAATCCCGGCCATTTACTCGTATTTCAGTAGCAAGGAAGCACGAGCCGTTATTGAAGCGTAA
- a CDS encoding segregation/condensation protein A, translating to MTTTAQENFEVRLPLFEGPFDLLLFFIERDELDIYDIPIAKITKDFLDYLHHLDTLNVEVASEFILVAATLMRIKSKMLLPRPQIDEQGNEIDPREELVKHLLEYKKYKSVIDSFHKMEETELMKEKRGNLMRELKSLAESSNVEAELQDVDLFKLMTVFEKVLKRFEAEKNKPVHQVIQYPYTMEDQKKYLLNEVATKERVSFTEIVETYKTRIALIFNFLSILELLAVGQLGIQVGEGYNNFWITKAGAVETPAS from the coding sequence ATGACAACAACAGCACAAGAGAATTTTGAGGTCAGATTACCCCTTTTTGAGGGTCCTTTCGACCTTTTATTGTTTTTTATCGAGCGCGATGAGCTGGATATCTATGATATTCCCATCGCTAAAATCACCAAAGATTTCCTTGACTACCTGCACCATTTAGACACGCTGAATGTGGAGGTGGCCAGCGAGTTCATCCTTGTGGCTGCTACGCTCATGCGGATCAAATCCAAAATGCTGTTGCCTCGTCCGCAAATTGATGAACAGGGTAACGAAATTGATCCTCGTGAAGAGCTGGTAAAACATTTACTGGAGTACAAAAAATACAAATCCGTTATCGATAGCTTCCATAAAATGGAGGAGACCGAACTGATGAAAGAAAAGCGCGGTAACCTGATGCGGGAGCTGAAATCATTAGCCGAAAGCAGTAACGTTGAAGCCGAACTTCAGGACGTGGACTTATTTAAACTAATGACGGTTTTCGAAAAAGTGTTGAAGCGCTTTGAAGCTGAAAAAAACAAACCCGTACATCAGGTTATTCAGTACCCGTACACCATGGAAGACCAGAAGAAATACCTGTTGAACGAAGTGGCCACAAAGGAGCGTGTTTCTTTTACCGAAATTGTTGAAACCTATAAAACCCGGATTGCTTTAATCTTCAACTTTCTTTCCATCCTTGAATTGTTGGCTGTGGGCCAATTGGGAATTCAGGTAGGAGAGGGTTATAATAATTTTTGGATTACAAAGGCTGGTGCGGTAGAAACTCCAGCGAGTTAA
- the yajC gene encoding preprotein translocase subunit YajC, whose translation MIYSILAQAQAQGSNYSFYIMMGLMIVIFYFFMIRPQQKKAKDQKKFIDDIQRGDYVVTIGGAHGRVAELEKDTFILEVEKGGRIKFNKSAISLEATKAANKGA comes from the coding sequence ATGATCTATTCCATTTTAGCACAAGCGCAGGCACAAGGAAGCAACTACAGTTTCTACATCATGATGGGCCTCATGATTGTTATCTTTTATTTTTTCATGATCAGGCCGCAACAGAAAAAAGCAAAAGACCAGAAAAAATTTATTGATGACATTCAGCGTGGCGATTATGTGGTCACCATTGGTGGAGCGCATGGCCGTGTGGCTGAGCTTGAGAAGGATACATTTATACTGGAAGTTGAAAAGGGCGGACGCATCAAGTTTAACAAGTCGGCCATTTCGCTGGAAGCAACTAAAGCAGCCAATAAAGGAGCCTGA
- a CDS encoding YtxH domain-containing protein, whose protein sequence is MSKKSGNTLVAFLAGAAAGAILGILYAPDKGINTRQKLSFQLEKYKDMLQTLLNDFVEGKETPLTTEAKSMGQKVVDDAKLKAEKLLEDVDELLDQIKGKNK, encoded by the coding sequence ATGAGCAAAAAAAGTGGAAATACGTTAGTGGCTTTCCTGGCTGGCGCAGCAGCCGGAGCTATTTTGGGCATCCTCTATGCCCCCGATAAAGGAATCAACACCCGGCAGAAATTATCGTTTCAGCTTGAGAAGTATAAGGATATGCTTCAAACGTTGCTGAACGATTTTGTTGAAGGCAAGGAGACGCCTTTGACAACCGAGGCTAAATCCATGGGCCAAAAAGTAGTGGACGATGCAAAACTGAAAGCCGAAAAACTTTTAGAGGACGTAGATGAACTTTTAGACCAGATTAAGGGTAAGAATAAATAA
- a CDS encoding DUF1573 domain-containing protein, with the protein MKRSIWMIGLVALMLVACKDKDAEKKIAALEARLSELEGKKPAPVSVTPTENPVPAQPEQKPEGPLPVIQFEKTEHDFGTIQEGQKVVYTYKFKNTGEAPLIIQSAQPTCGCTVPDWSKEPIPVGGEGFVKAEFDSNGKPNMQNKTVTVTANTWPKQTVLSFKAMVVPKNEAQGPAK; encoded by the coding sequence ATGAAAAGAAGCATTTGGATGATAGGCCTTGTGGCGTTAATGTTAGTTGCCTGCAAGGATAAGGACGCAGAAAAGAAAATTGCAGCGCTTGAGGCAAGGTTGTCGGAGTTGGAAGGGAAGAAGCCAGCACCAGTTTCTGTAACGCCAACTGAAAATCCTGTTCCTGCTCAGCCCGAGCAAAAACCTGAGGGTCCACTTCCCGTGATTCAGTTTGAGAAAACGGAGCACGATTTCGGAACCATTCAGGAAGGACAAAAAGTGGTGTATACGTACAAGTTCAAGAATACAGGAGAGGCCCCATTGATTATTCAAAGTGCACAGCCTACTTGCGGTTGTACTGTTCCGGATTGGTCGAAAGAGCCTATTCCGGTTGGTGGCGAAGGTTTTGTAAAAGCAGAATTTGACAGCAACGGAAAGCCCAACATGCAAAACAAAACCGTTACCGTAACGGCCAACACCTGGCCAAAGCAAACTGTACTTAGCTTTAAGGCTATGGTTGTTCCAAAGAACGAAGCGCAGGGTCCTGCGAAGTAA
- the coaE gene encoding dephospho-CoA kinase (Dephospho-CoA kinase (CoaE) performs the final step in coenzyme A biosynthesis.), with protein MKKPLQVGVTGGIGSGKSLVCRIFQCLGISVYDADSRAKSLMTTDGILVSQIRQEFGDLAYHADGSLNRKYLGETVFNDPDKLELLNKLVHPRVGEDYRQWLKENSREVYVLKEAALMFEAGSYKALDKIIVVYAPEDIKVSRVLGRDLHRSEKDVRAIIKNQMPDEVKLKRADHIIFNDDSQLVIPQVLSLHQLFLSGN; from the coding sequence ATGAAAAAGCCGCTTCAGGTTGGCGTTACAGGGGGCATTGGCTCAGGCAAAAGCCTGGTGTGCCGCATATTTCAATGCCTTGGAATTTCCGTATACGATGCCGATAGCCGAGCGAAATCCTTAATGACCACCGATGGAATACTGGTCTCTCAAATCCGTCAGGAATTCGGAGATTTGGCGTACCATGCCGATGGTAGCCTGAACCGAAAGTACCTGGGGGAAACGGTATTTAATGATCCGGATAAACTCGAGTTATTGAACAAACTGGTTCATCCCAGGGTTGGAGAAGACTACAGGCAATGGTTGAAGGAAAACAGCAGAGAGGTATACGTACTAAAGGAAGCTGCTCTCATGTTTGAGGCAGGTTCGTATAAGGCGTTGGATAAGATTATTGTGGTATACGCGCCTGAAGATATAAAAGTATCCAGGGTGCTTGGTCGCGACTTGCACCGTAGCGAAAAAGATGTCCGCGCAATAATTAAAAACCAAATGCCGGATGAAGTAAAGTTGAAGCGGGCAGACCACATAATCTTCAACGATGATTCTCAACTGGTGATCCCTCAAGTGCTGTCATTGCACCAACTGTTTTTATCCGGGAACTAA
- a CDS encoding efflux RND transporter periplasmic adaptor subunit has protein sequence MKKKILTGVVVLGVLFLLALPKLNLFSSKDEQGPAANLAQPKLPVEALVLKPERLDNKLVITGSVLPNESLEIKSEISGKISRIYFREGKRVKKGDLLVEINDDELEAQLTKERHNKKLNEDNEFRQRKLLEKDAISQEEYDNALNRLNVTNADIRLLEAQWEKTKIRAPFDGTIGLRFVSEGAFINSSTVIATLYNLSPAKIDFAVPGRYSTQVQPGKKIFFTIENDARVLEGEVYAIEPQIDASTRTLKVRALADNTGNLLLPGQFVRVELILQTIDNAILVPSEAVVPELSGHKVYLNKSGKATETKVEIGLRTDRNVEIVSGLNSGDTLITTGLLQMRNGLDVSLTKVQ, from the coding sequence ATGAAGAAAAAAATTCTTACAGGCGTTGTTGTTTTAGGTGTATTGTTTTTGTTGGCTTTACCAAAGCTAAATCTTTTTAGTTCAAAAGATGAGCAAGGCCCTGCCGCAAACTTAGCCCAGCCCAAACTTCCTGTGGAAGCTTTGGTGTTAAAGCCAGAGCGCCTGGATAATAAATTGGTGATTACGGGTTCAGTTCTGCCTAATGAATCTTTAGAAATAAAAAGTGAAATATCAGGAAAGATTTCACGCATATATTTCCGGGAAGGTAAACGGGTAAAAAAAGGCGACCTTCTGGTTGAGATAAACGATGATGAACTTGAAGCGCAGCTTACCAAAGAGAGACATAACAAAAAGCTAAACGAGGATAATGAATTCCGCCAACGTAAACTTCTGGAGAAAGACGCTATTAGTCAGGAGGAATATGACAATGCATTGAATCGTTTAAATGTTACCAACGCAGACATCCGGCTGTTAGAGGCACAATGGGAGAAAACCAAAATTCGCGCACCGTTTGACGGAACAATTGGATTACGTTTTGTCAGTGAAGGAGCCTTCATCAACTCCAGCACAGTTATTGCAACGTTGTATAATTTGAGCCCTGCAAAAATTGATTTTGCGGTACCTGGTCGATACAGTACACAGGTTCAGCCGGGAAAGAAAATTTTCTTCACCATAGAGAATGATGCACGCGTACTGGAGGGTGAAGTGTATGCCATAGAGCCACAGATAGACGCCAGTACCCGAACATTAAAAGTTCGTGCTTTAGCCGATAATACCGGCAATCTTTTACTGCCAGGACAGTTTGTGCGGGTTGAATTAATCCTTCAAACTATCGACAACGCCATATTGGTTCCCTCAGAAGCGGTGGTACCCGAGTTGAGTGGTCACAAAGTTTATCTGAATAAATCCGGAAAAGCCACCGAAACAAAAGTAGAAATAGGTTTAAGGACTGACCGCAACGTTGAAATTGTTTCCGGATTGAATTCCGGAGATACGCTGATAACCACGGGATTGTTGCAAATGCGAAATGGGTTAGATGTTTCGCTAACCAAAGTACAGTGA
- the nusB gene encoding transcription antitermination factor NusB, with protein MLNRRSLRIKVMQSLFAFQQSKEANYLLCCDNIEQAFAPDLNSMEPQDKKELTKQKKEALKLLDKVFETAASVEHENEKIKKVVEESLDHYRKTVADDVRFFKKSLKQDVEKIYRYYLSVLTLAIAIAEAAKADKKINHSNFVNNKWVQGLQASNDLKKEALRLNATWDNKFDRVQLWLRDVVKQDNEYMAYLDKKSPSVDDQKRILNHVFRRVILGKTTINDFFEEEVLHWSEDREIVKGMVEKTVKSYDPASGEPLHLHQLSLNWEDDLHFIEHLFSGSVNLAPEYSKLIADNTRNWEVDRLPLIDRVILEMAITEMLSFPSIPVKVTMNEYIELAKNYSTPKSRQFINGILDVITKHLKTEGKIKKSGRGLMDNK; from the coding sequence ATGCTTAATCGCAGAAGCCTCCGCATAAAAGTCATGCAAAGCCTCTTTGCCTTCCAACAAAGTAAAGAAGCGAATTACCTGTTGTGTTGCGACAACATTGAACAAGCCTTTGCTCCGGATTTAAACTCCATGGAGCCGCAGGATAAAAAAGAACTGACCAAGCAGAAGAAGGAAGCACTCAAGTTGCTGGATAAGGTTTTTGAAACAGCAGCTTCTGTTGAGCATGAAAACGAAAAAATCAAAAAAGTTGTAGAAGAAAGTTTGGATCACTACCGCAAAACGGTGGCTGACGATGTGCGCTTTTTCAAAAAGAGCCTCAAGCAGGATGTAGAAAAAATTTATCGCTACTACCTTTCCGTGTTAACGTTGGCTATTGCCATAGCTGAAGCTGCAAAGGCAGACAAAAAAATCAACCATTCGAATTTTGTAAATAATAAGTGGGTTCAAGGTTTACAAGCGAGCAACGATCTTAAAAAAGAAGCGCTTCGGTTAAATGCGACCTGGGATAATAAATTTGACCGTGTTCAGCTTTGGTTGCGCGATGTGGTAAAGCAGGATAACGAATACATGGCTTATCTTGATAAGAAGTCTCCTTCGGTTGATGATCAGAAACGAATCCTGAACCATGTATTTCGCAGGGTCATTTTGGGCAAAACCACCATCAACGATTTTTTTGAGGAGGAAGTGCTGCATTGGTCGGAGGACCGTGAGATTGTGAAAGGCATGGTGGAAAAGACAGTAAAGTCTTACGATCCGGCTTCCGGAGAGCCTTTGCATCTGCACCAGTTATCGCTCAATTGGGAAGATGACCTTCACTTTATTGAACACCTATTTTCAGGCTCCGTTAACCTGGCACCCGAATACAGCAAACTCATTGCCGACAACACCCGCAACTGGGAGGTTGATCGCTTGCCGCTGATCGACCGGGTTATTCTTGAAATGGCCATTACCGAGATGCTGAGTTTTCCGAGCATACCCGTTAAAGTTACCATGAACGAATACATTGAACTGGCCAAAAACTACAGCACCCCGAAAAGCCGGCAGTTTATCAACGGTATTTTGGATGTAATTACCAAACATCTGAAAACGGAAGGCAAAATCAAGAAGAGTGGCCGCGGGCTCATGGACAATAAATAA
- a CDS encoding TolC family protein: MRYLLLALFLFPFLSLAQEQLSLARAIELGLQNNFDVQIQKLEIDIASRNNNWGQAGALPSVNLNGNQNNNITYRQPANPFAVPGQNISGNLVGQLDVQFVLFDGFFVRVSKRQLEQLEKVSYGNATLVIENTIQAIILNYYLALMERERTDLRKKVMDFSRERFDYVKLRKELGGAITFDVLQAQNDYLTDSTNYLLQELTYKNTIRNLNVLLNEDISTVYTLTDSLTFIDEVYGLDDLRRKMTSTNTNLRNQYMNQELMRLATKAAMADRYPTVTFNTGVNGSRDRLNANFGSNTGPDVTTTVGYVNGDINSPVTNTAPSRIQVNQTNNGYSYGAYGNFTLRYTLFNGGQINRNIENAQVREQIAQMSVDQLKLSLENGLQVTYDDYNLRRQLVEIANVKFKAAELNLELANERYKNGALSAIDLRIVQEAYQNAALENLLAIYNVLFSRTELVRITGGLVDEFNARPVED; this comes from the coding sequence ATGAGGTATCTTTTATTAGCACTTTTTCTTTTTCCTTTTTTGAGTTTAGCGCAGGAGCAGTTAAGCCTGGCGCGAGCTATTGAACTTGGGCTGCAAAACAATTTTGATGTTCAGATACAAAAATTGGAAATCGATATTGCCAGCCGCAACAACAATTGGGGACAAGCGGGTGCATTACCGTCAGTTAACTTAAATGGCAACCAAAACAACAACATAACTTATCGTCAGCCGGCTAACCCGTTTGCTGTTCCAGGTCAAAATATTTCCGGTAACCTGGTTGGTCAACTGGATGTACAATTCGTGCTTTTTGATGGTTTTTTTGTGCGCGTTTCCAAGCGTCAACTGGAGCAATTGGAAAAGGTAAGTTATGGAAATGCTACGTTGGTTATCGAGAATACGATTCAGGCAATAATACTGAATTATTATTTGGCCTTGATGGAGCGCGAACGCACCGACTTGCGAAAAAAGGTAATGGATTTTTCACGAGAAAGGTTTGATTATGTGAAGCTGAGGAAAGAATTGGGCGGTGCTATCACGTTTGATGTACTGCAGGCTCAAAATGATTACTTAACGGACTCAACCAATTACCTGCTTCAGGAATTAACCTATAAAAATACAATCCGGAATCTTAATGTTTTATTGAACGAAGATATCAGCACGGTATACACCCTAACAGATTCCCTTACTTTTATAGATGAGGTTTACGGCCTGGATGATTTGCGCAGAAAAATGACCTCAACAAATACCAATCTACGCAATCAATATATGAATCAGGAGTTGATGCGCCTGGCCACCAAAGCAGCTATGGCCGATCGCTATCCAACCGTAACGTTTAATACAGGAGTAAACGGCTCGCGCGACAGACTAAATGCCAATTTTGGATCCAATACTGGACCAGACGTAACAACCACCGTTGGTTATGTTAACGGAGACATCAATTCACCGGTAACAAATACAGCGCCTTCGAGAATCCAGGTTAATCAAACCAATAATGGATACTCATATGGAGCGTACGGAAACTTCACCTTGCGTTATACGCTTTTTAACGGGGGCCAGATTAACCGCAACATTGAGAATGCACAAGTGCGGGAGCAAATTGCTCAAATGAGTGTTGATCAGTTGAAACTTTCGTTGGAAAATGGACTTCAGGTAACCTATGATGATTACAACCTGCGCAGGCAACTCGTTGAAATTGCGAATGTTAAATTTAAGGCTGCAGAACTAAACCTGGAGTTGGCCAATGAGCGGTATAAAAATGGTGCGCTTAGTGCTATTGACCTTCGCATTGTACAGGAAGCGTATCAAAACGCAGCACTCGAAAATTTGCTGGCCATTTATAATGTACTGTTCAGTCGAACAGAACTTGTACGCATTACCGGTGGATTGGTGGATGAGTTTAATGCTAGGCCTGTGGAAGATTAA